TGAGCTTTTACCCCCGCTACTACTTCTATCCATTGTGCGGATAATCCATTGAATTTATCTCCTGACGGGACTTCTGTTGCTTCACCAAAGTAAGGATACGGGTTATAAATTTTATAGCTGTTCAATGTTTGACTAAAACTACTGACACCATAGCGTAAGCCCACATAAATCATGTTTTCCATGTTGCCCCAATTTTGATAGGTGTTGTAATCAAAACCGGCTTTGATATAAGTTCCTTTGGTGGTAAAGTTTACGCGGTCGTCGTCAACGGTTTTGTCTTCATTCCCAATTTCAGCAGCCAAGTAATGTCTTCTGGTCAAACGGTAATCGCCCACGAGCTCTAAACCGCGATAGTCTTTTTCGTAAAAGGAACGCGTTAGTTTGAATAAATCAACTCCCACTCGTAATCCGTAGCGCTCTTTTTTGGGAGCGATACTGTCCTTCTTTATGCTATCTTTTTGCGTAGTATTCTTTTCTTGAGCCTTGCCTGTCAACGAAAGCAACACCAAGAGTATACTAAAAGTAAATTTTGATATGTGTTTCATTTTCAGAGGTAATAGCGTTGGTTTGAATAGTTAAGTTTTGAACCCAAGGAACATCAGGTGAGGCCGCGTTGCTTTGCACTACACCATCATCAGCATTGAGCTGATAAACGACTTTATAGCCACAAGCTCTGGACACATAAACGGTTTGGGTGGTATAATTAAATTCCAGAAAATCTTCATTAGCCGAAGTGCTGGTGCTGTTCATAATCAAGCTGTATTTGACTGAGTTTTTAGTGGGGTCAAGCGGTAACTTAATCTTACTTTCTGCATTAAAAACATCAAGGTCTAGGTCATTAAGCGCTCCTTCGCCTTTGACTTTCAGGTTCACTACATTTTTAACGTTGGCCGGATTAGAACTGTCATAAAACTCTAAAACCAAACGCGGGGTAGTGTCCTCGGTACAGATGTCATCCTTCTCACAACCGGAGAACGAAACAGCAATTAATAACAGTAACAGTATTTTCTTCATAACACAACTCGTAACTCGTAATTCGTGACTCGTAATTAATTATCTTTTCTCCAAAAGTACAACATTTTCAACATG
Above is a genomic segment from Flavobacterium phycosphaerae containing:
- a CDS encoding DUF6048 family protein, with translation MKHISKFTFSILLVLLSLTGKAQEKNTTQKDSIKKDSIAPKKERYGLRVGVDLFKLTRSFYEKDYRGLELVGDYRLTRRHYLAAEIGNEDKTVDDDRVNFTTKGTYIKAGFDYNTYQNWGNMENMIYVGLRYGVSSFSQTLNSYKIYNPYPYFGEATEVPSGDKFNGLSAQWIEVVAGVKAQVFNNFYVGFSFRLNRLMSQKKPDTFDNLYIPGFNRTYNGNFGVGFNYTVSYFLPLYKSTVKAKKTEKKK
- a CDS encoding DUF6452 family protein; amino-acid sequence: MKKILLLLLIAVSFSGCEKDDICTEDTTPRLVLEFYDSSNPANVKNVVNLKVKGEGALNDLDLDVFNAESKIKLPLDPTKNSVKYSLIMNSTSTSANEDFLEFNYTTQTVYVSRACGYKVVYQLNADDGVVQSNAASPDVPWVQNLTIQTNAITSENETHIKIYF